One segment of Marvinbryantia formatexigens DSM 14469 DNA contains the following:
- the priA gene encoding replication restart helicase PriA, producing the protein MTESLFADIIVDISHERLDRTFQYRIPEALRTEVRQGSVVRIPFGKGGRITKGYVMKLTGTPEIEPSRIKDICEVVSGDAGTSGEDRLVALAAWMRERYGSTMVQALRTVIPVKQKIKPRQKKSLRLLLDEEQTQEKIAFYRQKNQRARLRLLEALEVEQELPYELATGRLNISAATVKAMEEQGVLACETVAVYRNPVHQSGASNIRIPLNEEQSRIVEDIRRNWDNPQQTVSLIHGITGSGKTEIYMELIDTVIARGQQAIVLIPEIALTYQTVMRFYRRFGERISIIHSRLSAGERYDQFQRARAGDIDVMIGPRSALFTPFPDLGIIIIDEEHEPTYQSEQTPRYHARETAIKRAELEHAKVILGSATPSLEAYSRALDGEYALYTLKKRAKNSSLPETVVADMRRELAEGNRSILGRTLKKELEQCLARGQQAMLFLNRRGYSGFLSCRACGHVLMCPHCDVSLSLHNNGRMVCHYCGYTERRPARCPKCGSEFLSGFGIGTQQAQEMVAREFPQARILRMDMDTTREKDGHEKILSAFANREADILIGTQMIVKGHDFPDVTLVGILAADLSLFADDYRASERTFQLITQAAGRAGRGKELGKVVIQTYDPEHYCIRTAAAQDYESFYEEEISYRMVAGYPPARKMLSIHGTCRDEQHLGVAMEYLRRLAERIYKNSEGNIIGPAPESIAKIQEVYRRVLYIKAGTMEELTAIKDRLEQYIEANDGYRSVGIQFDMNE; encoded by the coding sequence TTGACGGAATCACTCTTTGCAGATATTATTGTAGATATTTCACATGAAAGGCTGGACCGGACCTTTCAGTACCGCATCCCGGAGGCGCTGCGCACAGAGGTGCGCCAGGGAAGCGTTGTGCGGATTCCGTTCGGAAAGGGAGGGCGCATAACAAAGGGCTATGTGATGAAGCTTACCGGGACGCCGGAGATTGAACCCTCAAGGATAAAGGATATCTGCGAGGTGGTGAGCGGCGATGCCGGCACATCCGGCGAGGACCGTCTGGTGGCGCTTGCCGCCTGGATGCGGGAGCGCTACGGCTCCACGATGGTGCAGGCGCTGCGCACAGTCATTCCGGTGAAACAGAAAATAAAGCCGCGGCAGAAAAAAAGCCTGCGTCTCCTGCTGGATGAAGAGCAGACACAGGAAAAAATCGCGTTCTATCGGCAGAAAAACCAGCGCGCAAGGCTGCGTCTCCTGGAGGCGCTGGAGGTGGAGCAGGAGCTGCCCTATGAGCTGGCGACGGGCAGGCTGAATATTTCCGCTGCCACGGTGAAGGCGATGGAGGAGCAGGGCGTGCTTGCCTGCGAGACGGTGGCGGTCTACCGCAACCCGGTACACCAGAGCGGCGCTTCCAATATCCGCATTCCTTTAAATGAGGAGCAGAGCCGCATTGTGGAGGATATCCGCAGAAACTGGGATAATCCGCAGCAGACCGTCTCCCTGATTCATGGGATCACCGGCAGCGGCAAGACAGAAATTTATATGGAGCTGATCGATACGGTGATCGCGCGCGGGCAGCAGGCGATTGTCCTCATTCCGGAGATTGCATTGACATATCAGACGGTGATGCGTTTTTACCGGCGGTTTGGCGAGCGGATTTCCATTATCCACTCCCGGCTCTCTGCGGGGGAGCGCTACGACCAGTTCCAGCGGGCGCGCGCCGGGGACATCGATGTGATGATCGGACCGCGCTCGGCGCTGTTTACGCCGTTTCCGGACCTTGGCATCATCATTATCGACGAGGAACATGAACCGACCTATCAGAGCGAGCAGACGCCGCGCTATCATGCGCGGGAAACAGCCATTAAGAGAGCGGAGCTGGAACATGCAAAGGTGATTCTCGGCTCGGCGACGCCCTCTCTGGAAGCCTACAGCCGGGCGCTGGATGGGGAATACGCTCTGTACACATTAAAGAAACGGGCGAAGAACAGCTCGCTTCCGGAGACGGTGGTGGCGGATATGCGGCGGGAGCTTGCGGAGGGCAACCGCTCCATTCTGGGAAGGACGCTGAAAAAAGAGCTGGAGCAGTGTCTGGCGCGCGGGCAGCAGGCGATGCTGTTTTTAAACCGGCGCGGCTATTCCGGCTTTCTGTCCTGCCGTGCGTGCGGTCATGTGCTGATGTGCCCGCATTGTGATGTCTCGCTGTCTCTGCATAATAACGGCAGGATGGTCTGCCATTACTGCGGCTATACAGAGAGGCGCCCGGCGCGCTGCCCCAAATGCGGCTCGGAATTTCTGAGCGGCTTTGGCATCGGCACACAGCAGGCGCAGGAAATGGTGGCGCGGGAGTTTCCGCAGGCGCGCATTCTGCGGATGGACATGGACACCACAAGAGAGAAGGATGGACACGAAAAAATCTTATCTGCCTTTGCAAACCGGGAGGCGGATATTTTAATCGGTACCCAGATGATCGTCAAGGGGCACGATTTTCCGGATGTGACGCTGGTGGGGATTCTGGCGGCGGATCTGTCGCTGTTTGCAGACGATTACCGGGCGTCGGAGCGCACCTTCCAGCTTATCACGCAGGCGGCGGGGCGTGCCGGAAGGGGAAAAGAACTCGGCAAAGTCGTGATACAGACCTACGACCCGGAGCATTACTGCATCCGCACAGCGGCGGCGCAGGATTACGAAAGCTTTTATGAGGAGGAAATCAGCTACCGCATGGTGGCGGGCTATCCGCCGGCGAGAAAGATGCTCTCCATTCATGGCACCTGCCGCGACGAGCAGCATCTCGGTGTGGCGATGGAGTATTTAAGGCGGCTGGCGGAGCGCATTTATAAAAACAGTGAGGGAAATATTATCGGACCTGCCCCGGAGAGCATTGCAAAGATACAGGAGGTGTACCGCAGGGTACTTTATATCAAAGCAGGAACGATGGAAGAGCTGACGGCGATCAAAGACCGTCTGGAACAATATATTGAGGCGAACGATGGCTACCGCAGTGTGGGCATCCAGTTCGATATGAATGAGTAG
- a CDS encoding Stp1/IreP family PP2C-type Ser/Thr phosphatase codes for MESYCITDVGRIRSVNQDYVFASDTPVGRLPNLFVVADGMGGHNAGDRASSYAVEVFLRNVRWERDKNPIRIIRRSIEKANTKVLEEANSREKYQGMGTTMVVATIVKDILYVANVGDSRLYLIGGKSIRQITRDHSLVEEMIRAGGLTREEGRYHPDKNVITRAIGVEERVAIDFFDVQVSKNDTLLLCTDGLSNMLTDEEMKRIITEESSLRIAGKRLVEAANKNGGSDNITALLVRPRGNEVKKC; via the coding sequence ATGGAATCATATTGTATTACGGATGTTGGCCGCATCCGCAGCGTCAATCAGGACTACGTGTTCGCGTCCGATACGCCGGTGGGAAGACTGCCGAACCTTTTTGTCGTCGCAGATGGCATGGGAGGACACAACGCAGGAGACCGCGCATCCAGCTATGCGGTGGAGGTTTTTCTGAGGAATGTAAGATGGGAGCGGGACAAAAATCCCATCCGGATCATCCGCAGATCCATTGAAAAGGCGAATACAAAGGTGCTGGAGGAAGCAAATTCCAGGGAAAAATATCAGGGAATGGGCACCACGATGGTGGTGGCGACCATTGTGAAGGATATTCTGTATGTGGCGAATGTCGGCGACAGCCGTCTATATCTGATTGGCGGAAAGTCTATCCGCCAGATCACCAGGGACCATTCGCTTGTGGAGGAAATGATCCGCGCGGGCGGTCTCACCCGCGAGGAGGGACGCTATCATCCCGATAAAAACGTGATCACACGGGCTATCGGGGTGGAGGAGAGAGTGGCGATAGATTTTTTTGACGTGCAGGTGTCGAAGAATGACACGCTGCTGCTCTGCACGGACGGGCTCAGCAATATGCTGACGGACGAGGAGATGAAGCGGATTATTACGGAGGAGAGCAGCCTGCGCATTGCGGGAAAACGTCTGGTGGAGGCTGCCAATAAAAATGGAGGCTCTGACAATATTACGGCGCTTCTGGTCAGACCGCGCGGAAATGAGGTGAAAAAGTGTTAA
- the rsmB gene encoding 16S rRNA (cytosine(967)-C(5))-methyltransferase RsmB — protein sequence MTNIVNTREIILGALMAITEEEQYCHIVLRDVLAKYQYLEKRDRAFISRTVEGTMENMIQIDYILEQFSTVKVQNMKPAIRNILRMSIYQMQYMDGVPHAAVVNEAVKLTQKKGFYTLKGFVNGVLRAAERGIGEVRFPDAERTPRKYLSVRYSMPEWILQKWLAQFDFATVEKICRGLWQESRTCIRCNLSRAPKETIIEKLREQNITVKEVPYLPYALEISDYNYLQAINAFKEGLFQVQDVSSMLVAEVAAPKWGDYCIDVCAAPGGKSLHLSDKLNGSGYVEARDLTDYKVSLMQENLERTGRINMTAIRQDATVFDGASVEKADILLADLPCSGLGVIGRKPDIKYKMTEAKQQELVKLQRKILDTVWSYVKVGGTLIYSTCTIGADENQYNVKWFLENYPFRLESIDPYLCDALKSRTTKAGYLQLLPGVHGTDGFFIARFKRVK from the coding sequence GTGACTAATATCGTAAACACGAGAGAAATTATTCTGGGAGCGCTGATGGCGATTACGGAGGAGGAACAGTACTGCCATATTGTCCTGCGCGATGTGCTTGCAAAGTACCAGTATCTGGAAAAGCGTGACCGGGCGTTTATTTCCAGAACGGTGGAGGGGACAATGGAAAACATGATTCAGATCGATTATATTCTGGAACAGTTTTCCACGGTGAAGGTGCAGAATATGAAGCCGGCTATCCGCAATATTCTGCGCATGTCCATCTACCAGATGCAGTATATGGACGGCGTGCCGCACGCTGCGGTCGTCAACGAGGCGGTAAAGCTGACGCAGAAAAAAGGCTTTTATACCCTGAAGGGGTTTGTAAACGGCGTGCTGCGGGCGGCGGAGAGAGGCATCGGAGAGGTGCGTTTTCCCGATGCGGAGCGCACGCCGCGCAAGTATCTTTCGGTGCGCTATTCGATGCCGGAGTGGATTCTGCAGAAATGGCTGGCGCAGTTTGATTTTGCAACGGTGGAGAAAATCTGCCGCGGGCTGTGGCAGGAGAGCCGCACCTGCATCCGCTGCAATTTAAGCCGCGCGCCGAAAGAGACGATTATTGAAAAGCTGCGCGAGCAGAACATCACGGTAAAAGAGGTACCGTATCTGCCCTACGCGCTGGAGATTTCCGATTACAATTATCTGCAGGCAATCAATGCCTTTAAAGAGGGACTTTTCCAGGTGCAGGATGTCAGCTCCATGCTGGTGGCGGAGGTGGCGGCGCCGAAATGGGGCGATTACTGTATCGACGTCTGCGCGGCGCCCGGCGGAAAGAGCCTGCATTTATCGGACAAGCTGAACGGGAGCGGCTATGTGGAGGCGCGCGACCTGACGGATTATAAGGTGTCGCTGATGCAGGAAAATCTGGAGCGCACGGGGCGGATCAATATGACCGCCATACGGCAGGATGCGACTGTATTCGACGGCGCTTCTGTGGAGAAGGCGGACATTCTTCTGGCAGACCTGCCCTGTTCGGGGCTGGGTGTGATCGGCAGAAAGCCGGATATCAAATATAAAATGACAGAGGCGAAGCAGCAGGAGCTTGTGAAGCTGCAGCGGAAGATTCTGGATACGGTGTGGTCCTACGTTAAAGTGGGAGGTACGCTGATCTACAGTACCTGCACCATCGGCGCGGATGAAAATCAGTACAACGTCAAATGGTTTCTGGAAAATTATCCCTTCCGTCTGGAGAGCATCGACCCGTATCTGTGCGACGCCCTGAAGAGCCGCACCACAAAGGCGGGATATCTGCAGCTTCTGCCCGGCGTTCACGGGACGGACGGTTTCTTTATCGCAAGATTTAAGAGGGTGAAATGA
- the def gene encoding peptide deformylase, giving the protein MAIRNVRIQGDKVLEKKCKEVKEVTPRIRTLIDDMFDTMYEEGGVGLAAPQVGILKRIVVIDTTGEEPHVLINPVIEETSGEQRGYEGCLSLPGKSGIVTRPNYVRVRAFDENMQEYVLEGTELLARAICHECDHLEGIMYTSKVEGKLYDNSEIPEEEEEA; this is encoded by the coding sequence ATGGCAATCCGCAATGTGAGAATACAGGGAGATAAGGTACTGGAGAAAAAATGCAAAGAGGTAAAAGAGGTGACGCCGCGCATCCGCACGCTGATTGATGATATGTTTGATACCATGTACGAGGAGGGCGGCGTGGGACTGGCGGCGCCGCAGGTCGGCATTTTAAAACGCATCGTCGTTATCGACACGACGGGCGAGGAGCCGCATGTCCTGATTAATCCGGTGATAGAGGAAACCTCCGGCGAGCAGCGGGGCTATGAGGGATGCCTGAGCCTGCCGGGCAAGAGCGGTATCGTGACACGCCCGAATTACGTGCGCGTGCGCGCATTTGATGAGAATATGCAGGAGTACGTCCTGGAGGGCACAGAGCTGCTGGCGCGGGCCATCTGCCACGAATGCGACCATCTGGAAGGAATTATGTATACTTCGAAGGTAGAGGGGAAACTCTATGATAATTCTGAAATTCCGGAAGAGGAGGAAGAAGCATGA
- the rlmN gene encoding 23S rRNA (adenine(2503)-C(2))-methyltransferase RlmN — protein MNRKDLRSLGYEELQRELEALGEKPFRAKQIYQWLHEKLADGVQEMTNLPAKLRETLDVRYLCSSLEMVDVLESKADGTRKYLFRLQDGNVIESVLMKYHHGNSVCISSQAGCRMGCRFCASTLGGLTRSLLPGEMLDQIYKIQKHSGERVSNVVVMGTGEPLDNYENLVKFIHMLSDEHGLNISQRNITVSTCGIVPNIYRLAAEKLQITLALSLHAPTQEKRMELMPIARKYELSEVMEACRAYFRETGRRLTFEYSLVGGVNDSQEDARELAVLLDGLNCHVNLIPVNPIKERSFVQSERRVIADFKTKLEKYGINVTIRREMGRDIGGACGQLRKSYLDRTEGEE, from the coding sequence ATGAACAGAAAGGATTTACGCTCCCTGGGCTATGAGGAGCTGCAGCGGGAGCTGGAGGCGCTGGGGGAGAAACCTTTTCGCGCAAAGCAGATATATCAGTGGCTTCATGAAAAGCTGGCGGACGGGGTGCAGGAAATGACGAATCTTCCGGCAAAGCTGCGGGAGACGCTGGATGTCAGATATCTCTGCAGCAGCCTGGAAATGGTGGATGTACTGGAATCAAAGGCGGACGGCACGCGCAAATATCTTTTCCGTCTGCAGGACGGCAACGTCATCGAGAGCGTGCTGATGAAGTATCATCACGGAAATTCTGTCTGCATTTCTTCGCAGGCGGGCTGCCGGATGGGCTGCCGTTTCTGCGCGTCAACGCTGGGCGGTCTGACACGCAGTCTTCTTCCGGGGGAAATGCTGGACCAGATTTATAAAATCCAGAAGCACAGCGGAGAGCGCGTCTCCAATGTCGTGGTGATGGGCACCGGCGAGCCGCTGGATAATTATGAAAATCTGGTAAAATTTATACATATGTTAAGTGATGAGCATGGGCTCAACATCAGCCAGCGGAACATCACCGTCTCCACCTGCGGCATTGTTCCGAATATTTACCGGCTTGCCGCAGAAAAGCTGCAGATCACGCTGGCGCTCTCCCTTCATGCGCCGACGCAGGAGAAGCGCATGGAGCTGATGCCGATTGCCCGTAAATACGAACTTTCTGAGGTGATGGAGGCGTGTCGCGCCTATTTCCGGGAGACGGGGAGAAGGCTTACCTTTGAGTACAGCCTGGTGGGCGGCGTGAACGATTCGCAGGAGGATGCAAGAGAGCTTGCCGTTCTGCTGGACGGGCTGAACTGCCATGTGAATCTGATTCCGGTCAATCCCATTAAAGAGCGCAGCTTCGTGCAGTCGGAGCGGCGGGTGATCGCGGACTTTAAAACAAAACTTGAAAAATACGGAATAAATGTTACAATTAGAAGAGAAATGGGCCGCGATATCGGCGGCGCATGCGGTCAGTTGAGAAAAAGTTATCTGGACAGGACTGAAGGAGAGGAATAA
- a CDS encoding zinc metallopeptidase — protein sequence MMLLSYANNFYGYGYGYRGLYFDPTMILALLGLILTMIASAGVNSTFAKYNRVRCMRGMTGAEAAQQVLHAAGIYDVQIRHVSGKLTDHYDPRNKTLNLSDSTFSSNSVAAVCVAAHECGHAVQDQKKYGPLVLRSTLVPLANFGSQLSWPVFVIGLIFSLQPLVMAGIILFSLAVLFQLVTLPVEFNASSRALRILEDTGMLGAQEMTGAKKVLRAAAMTYVAALASSMLQLLRLILLSRRNDRD from the coding sequence ATGATGTTACTCAGCTATGCAAATAATTTTTACGGGTATGGTTACGGATATCGCGGATTATATTTTGACCCGACGATGATTCTGGCGCTCCTGGGGCTTATCCTCACGATGATTGCGAGCGCCGGGGTGAATTCCACTTTTGCAAAATACAACCGTGTGCGCTGTATGCGCGGCATGACGGGAGCGGAGGCGGCGCAGCAGGTGCTGCACGCGGCGGGGATCTACGATGTGCAGATACGCCATGTCAGCGGGAAGCTGACGGACCATTACGACCCCAGAAACAAGACGTTAAATCTGTCAGACAGCACGTTTTCTTCCAACTCGGTGGCGGCGGTCTGCGTGGCGGCGCACGAGTGCGGACACGCGGTGCAGGATCAGAAAAAATATGGACCGCTGGTGCTGCGCAGCACACTGGTGCCGCTGGCAAACTTTGGTTCCCAGCTTTCCTGGCCGGTGTTTGTGATCGGACTTATTTTCTCCCTGCAGCCGCTGGTGATGGCGGGGATCATCCTGTTTTCCCTGGCGGTGCTGTTCCAGCTTGTCACGCTGCCGGTGGAATTTAATGCTTCCTCACGGGCGCTGCGCATTCTGGAGGATACCGGGATGCTGGGCGCGCAGGAAATGACCGGGGCAAAAAAGGTGCTGCGGGCTGCGGCGATGACGTATGTGGCGGCGCTTGCAAGCTCCATGCTGCAGCTTCTGCGTCTCATTCTGCTCTCCAGGAGGAATGACCGTGACTAA
- the fmt gene encoding methionyl-tRNA formyltransferase codes for MRVVFMGTPDFAVGTLRALISSRHEVAAVFTQPDKPKGRGKSVQITPVKEEALAAGIPVFQPVRVREESVLEQIRELAPEVIVVVAFGQIIPQAVLDIPRYGCVNVHASLLPKYRGAAPIQWAVINGEEFSGVTTMQMDAGLDTGDMLLTEKVALAPDETGGSLFNKLSVTGAQLLLKTMDALENGSVTPQPQPAESPTAYAAMLKKTDGEIDWSRSAAEIERLVRGLNPWPSAYTHLNGKTLKIWRAELYEKDGDGASGEADEKRTAAEKAEKEMCTAPGTVVKVTKSELCVQTGDGVLSLTEVQLEGKKRMDTAAFLRGFSVAEGARLGN; via the coding sequence ATGAGAGTAGTGTTTATGGGAACGCCGGACTTTGCGGTCGGCACCCTGCGGGCGCTGATTTCGTCGCGGCATGAGGTGGCGGCGGTCTTTACGCAGCCCGATAAGCCGAAGGGCAGAGGAAAGTCGGTGCAGATCACACCGGTGAAGGAGGAAGCTCTTGCCGCCGGGATACCGGTATTCCAGCCGGTGCGCGTGCGCGAGGAGAGTGTGCTGGAGCAGATAAGGGAGCTTGCACCGGAGGTTATCGTCGTGGTTGCCTTCGGTCAGATAATTCCGCAGGCGGTGCTGGATATCCCCAGGTACGGCTGTGTGAATGTCCACGCTTCGCTGCTTCCGAAATACCGGGGAGCGGCGCCGATCCAGTGGGCGGTCATCAATGGAGAGGAATTTTCCGGCGTGACGACGATGCAGATGGACGCCGGGCTGGATACCGGCGATATGCTGCTGACGGAGAAGGTGGCGCTTGCGCCGGATGAGACCGGAGGCAGTCTGTTCAATAAACTGAGCGTGACCGGCGCACAGCTTCTGTTAAAAACGATGGATGCGCTGGAGAATGGCAGCGTGACGCCGCAGCCGCAGCCGGCGGAGAGTCCGACCGCTTACGCGGCGATGTTGAAAAAGACGGACGGCGAAATCGACTGGAGCAGAAGCGCCGCAGAGATTGAGCGGCTGGTGCGCGGGCTGAATCCGTGGCCGAGCGCTTACACGCATCTGAACGGAAAGACGCTGAAAATCTGGCGGGCAGAGCTGTATGAAAAAGATGGAGATGGCGCGTCCGGGGAAGCGGATGAAAAGAGGACCGCGGCAGAGAAAGCAGAGAAAGAGATGTGCACGGCGCCGGGCACGGTGGTAAAGGTGACAAAGTCTGAGCTTTGCGTGCAGACGGGAGACGGTGTGCTCTCTCTGACGGAGGTACAGCTGGAGGGGAAGAAGCGCATGGATACTGCAGCTTTCCTGCGGGGCTTCTCCGTGGCGGAGGGAGCGCGGCTTGGCAATTAA